In one window of Pseudomonas sp. IAC-BECa141 DNA:
- a CDS encoding TraR/DksA C4-type zinc finger protein, whose protein sequence is MADDIDRANEQAQYLLDVAIHRNRRAPSSRVSAQFCDDCDEPIPLLRQQKVEGCETCVACQELREARR, encoded by the coding sequence ATGGCTGATGATATCGACCGCGCAAACGAGCAGGCGCAATACCTGCTTGATGTTGCTATTCATCGTAATCGCCGCGCGCCATCGAGCCGCGTCAGCGCGCAGTTCTGTGACGACTGCGACGAACCAATCCCGTTGCTACGACAGCAGAAGGTTGAAGGTTGCGAGACCTGCGTCGCTTGTCAGGAGCTGCGGGAGGCCCGGCGATGA
- a CDS encoding phage holin family protein has product MTNEQQALAEMPIWLVIVLALVGGVSGEMWRADKDGARGWALMRRLALRSGACIVCGVSAMMLMIAAGMTIWTAGALGCLTAMAGADVAIGLYERWAAKRLGVSEVPPVGGGQG; this is encoded by the coding sequence ATGACAAATGAGCAGCAAGCGCTGGCAGAAATGCCGATCTGGTTGGTGATCGTCCTGGCTCTGGTCGGTGGCGTATCCGGTGAGATGTGGCGAGCAGACAAGGATGGTGCTCGTGGCTGGGCGCTGATGCGTCGGCTTGCGCTTCGATCCGGTGCCTGCATTGTCTGCGGAGTCTCGGCAATGATGCTGATGATCGCGGCGGGCATGACGATCTGGACGGCAGGCGCCTTGGGTTGCCTGACGGCGATGGCTGGTGCCGATGTGGCCATCGGGTTGTACGAACGCTGGGCCGCCAAGCGGCTGGGCGTCAGCGAAGTCCCGCCAGTCGGAGGCGGGCAGGGGTGA
- a CDS encoding DUF5906 domain-containing protein, with the protein MSESGKGTAIATWAKRYISTFDLALVSIDPGEKAPKGLGWNKPGGYITDADAAEAFWQRNPNHNLGVVLGPSRVCSLDVDDVQWTRHVLYELLGLDLDAMAVVFPTIVGNPLRFRVVFKVPEGIELTRHSLSWPNEKDPDGSIFKGLIDKAKAAKEQGDLAAEAAARTEAEPFKRFTVFELRAGLVQDVFPPSIHPGTGKPYIWKTAPSATEGLPTLTKELLTIWQNWEFFKRDAEAACPWAIAPPKPPVKASKRPALGGGKRPSVIDEFNRCHDVAELLRSHGYIKRGNKWLYPQSSTGLPGVTISEGKVYSHHGADPLANGHQNDAFEVFCLLEHGGDQSKAVKDAARMLGMQHAARPDPNDLPPTPSGELSGPTSDETNPSSEAAPAPDGGAGEVITVDHILRRFALVEGTTHVWDCDQSKVMKKSAFEARVGKPLAKAWLDDTGKRLISDDHVREIEQARRMAGKKGGAFGMSPTDRYVYIDGTKDVWDREKKRRIAEGAVKMALGDTYPLWLNSSERRTVDVEHIVFDPTMTKDPAVYINTFDGLPLEPVRDDAACANLRWLISFLCNHDEAATDWLTRWLAYPLQHLGAKMDTAVLMHSIMEGSGKSLLFADALGMLYGQYAATVGQTQLESSFNAWQSRKLWSVFEEVVSRDQRYNQVGKIKHLITGKTVRMESKFINGWEEANHMNAVFLSNEILPWPISDSDRRMLVMWPMETLPVARQKAIGRELEQGGVAALYGWLLSVDLGDFNQRTRPPSTEARERLVALSRAGWQTFLHLWKYSELGHGLWGPCLSTDLYSLFLEWCQRNKEHVMSQTKFSLFISSEVDKSRAIPWTDGNNRRFGAFFFPADLDASPPPSLKAAELGKQVENWRAKARLAGWHVDSWDHIKALAA; encoded by the coding sequence ATGAGTGAATCGGGCAAAGGAACAGCCATCGCTACATGGGCAAAGCGTTACATCAGTACTTTTGACTTGGCACTGGTATCGATTGATCCAGGTGAAAAGGCCCCGAAAGGCCTAGGGTGGAATAAGCCGGGAGGCTATATCACCGACGCCGACGCGGCCGAAGCGTTCTGGCAACGAAACCCAAATCACAACCTTGGCGTCGTACTGGGGCCGAGCCGTGTTTGTTCATTGGATGTTGATGACGTTCAGTGGACGCGACATGTTCTGTATGAACTGTTGGGCCTGGACCTTGATGCGATGGCAGTGGTGTTCCCGACTATCGTCGGGAATCCGCTGCGATTCCGAGTGGTATTCAAGGTCCCCGAAGGCATCGAACTCACGCGTCACTCGCTTTCATGGCCAAATGAAAAAGACCCTGATGGTTCGATTTTCAAAGGGCTGATTGACAAGGCCAAGGCTGCGAAAGAGCAGGGTGATCTTGCCGCAGAAGCTGCTGCCCGAACCGAAGCCGAGCCGTTCAAACGCTTCACGGTCTTTGAGCTACGTGCGGGACTGGTGCAAGACGTATTTCCACCATCCATTCATCCCGGTACCGGCAAACCTTACATCTGGAAAACCGCTCCAAGTGCTACTGAAGGGCTGCCCACGCTGACCAAAGAGTTGCTTACCATTTGGCAGAATTGGGAGTTTTTTAAGAGAGATGCTGAAGCTGCGTGTCCATGGGCGATTGCGCCACCGAAGCCACCGGTCAAAGCCTCAAAGCGTCCTGCGCTCGGTGGCGGCAAACGCCCCTCCGTAATTGATGAATTCAACCGTTGTCACGATGTTGCGGAGCTTCTTCGCTCCCATGGGTACATCAAGCGAGGCAATAAGTGGCTGTACCCTCAAAGCAGCACCGGTCTGCCAGGGGTGACGATCAGTGAGGGCAAGGTTTATTCGCATCACGGTGCTGACCCTCTCGCGAACGGACATCAGAACGACGCCTTTGAAGTGTTCTGCTTACTCGAGCACGGCGGCGACCAGTCGAAGGCTGTGAAGGATGCTGCGCGAATGTTGGGCATGCAACACGCCGCCCGTCCAGATCCTAATGATCTTCCCCCCACCCCATCCGGTGAATTGAGCGGGCCGACCTCCGACGAAACAAACCCGTCCAGCGAGGCCGCTCCTGCTCCTGACGGGGGGGCGGGGGAGGTCATAACGGTGGACCACATACTGCGTCGTTTTGCGCTGGTAGAAGGCACCACGCACGTGTGGGATTGCGACCAATCGAAGGTAATGAAGAAGTCCGCCTTCGAAGCTCGTGTGGGCAAGCCACTGGCCAAAGCCTGGTTGGACGACACCGGAAAGAGACTGATTTCTGACGACCATGTTCGCGAGATCGAGCAGGCGCGCCGCATGGCTGGGAAGAAGGGCGGTGCATTCGGGATGTCCCCAACCGATCGATACGTTTACATCGATGGCACCAAAGACGTTTGGGATCGCGAAAAGAAGCGGCGCATAGCCGAGGGCGCGGTGAAGATGGCGCTGGGTGATACATACCCGTTGTGGCTGAACAGCAGCGAGCGCCGCACCGTCGATGTTGAACACATCGTGTTTGATCCGACCATGACGAAGGATCCTGCGGTGTACATCAATACCTTTGATGGGTTGCCACTTGAGCCAGTCAGGGATGATGCAGCGTGTGCAAACCTGCGTTGGCTGATCTCATTTCTTTGTAATCATGATGAAGCCGCGACCGATTGGTTAACTCGCTGGCTGGCGTATCCGCTGCAGCACTTGGGCGCCAAGATGGACACCGCTGTATTGATGCATTCGATCATGGAAGGTTCGGGCAAGAGCCTTTTGTTCGCTGACGCACTCGGCATGCTTTATGGCCAATACGCGGCGACTGTTGGTCAGACGCAGTTGGAAAGCAGTTTCAACGCGTGGCAAAGCCGCAAATTGTGGTCCGTCTTTGAAGAGGTGGTCAGTCGCGATCAACGTTATAACCAGGTGGGCAAGATCAAGCACTTGATCACTGGTAAAACGGTGCGGATGGAGTCGAAGTTTATTAATGGCTGGGAAGAAGCCAACCATATGAATGCGGTATTTCTCAGCAACGAGATTCTTCCTTGGCCAATCAGCGACAGTGATCGGCGAATGCTGGTCATGTGGCCTATGGAGACCCTACCAGTCGCTCGGCAAAAGGCGATTGGTCGTGAACTGGAGCAGGGTGGGGTGGCGGCGCTCTACGGTTGGTTACTGTCGGTCGATCTTGGGGACTTCAACCAGCGCACGCGGCCGCCATCGACCGAGGCGCGTGAGCGTTTGGTGGCCTTGAGTCGGGCCGGCTGGCAAACATTCTTGCATTTGTGGAAGTACAGCGAGCTGGGCCATGGGCTTTGGGGGCCATGTCTATCGACCGACCTCTATTCGTTGTTTCTCGAATGGTGTCAGCGCAACAAAGAGCATGTGATGAGTCAGACGAAGTTCTCTCTGTTCATCAGTTCCGAGGTGGATAAATCGCGAGCAATACCATGGACTGACGGCAATAACCGTCGTTTCGGCGCGTTTTTCTTTCCCGCGGACCTGGATGCTTCCCCGCCCCCATCACTCAAGGCGGCTGAGCTGGGCAAGCAGGTGGAAAACTGGCGGGCCAAGGCCAGGCTGGCGGGCTGGCACGTGGACAGCTGGGATCACATCAAGGCGCTTGCAGCATGA